In the genome of Devosia rhizoryzae, the window CTATCGCGAGGCCATTTCGCGGCACAAGGACAAGCTGATCATCTACGGCATCGTCGCGGCGGTTTTCGGCTATGCCGGCGCCGAGCTGCTGCTGGTCGTGTCCGACGATCAGTTCGCCAAGGTCGTCCCCTGGCTCATGACGTTCGCCGTGGCGCTCTTCATCTTCGGCAACCAGATCAATACCCTGGTCAAGTCGCGGGGGAGTTCGGGGCGCGGCATGCAGGCGCTCGGCGACGTGCTGTTGCTGGTGGCGTTAGCTGCGGTCTGCGTCTATGGCGGGTTCTTCAATGCCGGGCTCGGCATCCTGCTGCTGGCTTTCCTGGCGCTGGCCGGCATGACCGACATCCACGCCATGAATGGGCTCAAGCTCTATGTCTCGTCCGTTGTGGCGCTGGTGGCCGTCTTGCGATTTGCGTTCAATGGGACGATCGACTGGTACCATGGCTCGATCGCCCTGGTCGGCGTTACCATCGGCGGCTACACGGCGGCGCGGTTGGCGCAGCATATCCCGAGAAACTGGATCCGGGTTGGGGTGATTGTTTATGGGATCGCGATGACGGGGTATTTCTTTTGGCAGGCTTACGGGTGAGAACGGGTGCGTTGAGGGGCAGACACCCCCTTCCGAGCGCCGCTAGGCTCCTGCGTCGCCAAGCTCTGCTTGCCTTCCCCTCTGAGCGGGAAGGTGACATCGAGTATTTTGCAATTTTTCGCCACACGCATTGCGTTCACCTTCCCCCTTGAGGGGAAGGCAAGCGAAGCTTAGCCGCTAGGCTTAGCGTAGCTCGGAAGGGGGTGTGCGACGCGCCCACCTCCTCCTTGTTCTAAAGCGCCTTCCTGATCCACACCGCCGCGTCGTGAAACGCCGCGCCGCCGAAGGGAGGCGCGGGTTCGGCGCTGGTCAGCATATTGATGCCGCGGCCGCCGCGATGGGCCTTGTTGCGGTGAAGCCCTTCGGCGATCAGGACTCCCTGCGCCAGGCCATTATGGAGCCGTGCCGTCAGCTCGACCGAACCGCGGCGATTGCCGACGATGACGGCGTCGCCTTCGACAATGCCGAGACGCACCGCGTCCTCGATGCGGATGAAGACCGAAGGCTCCCCTTCCCGCTTGAGGCTGCCGGGGGTCTGGTTGAAGCTCGAGTTGAGGAAAGCGCGCGCCGGGCTCGTGGCGAGCTTGAACGGATGCTCGGCATCGGTCTTTTCGGTGACGTCCCAGTGATCGGCAAAGCGCGGCATGATCGCGGGGTTGCAGGACCAGCGATAGCCCTTCTTGTCGGCCACTGCCTGCCAATCCGGCTTGAAGCGGAAGCGGCCATCGGGCCAGGCAAAGCCATGGGCAAACCGGGCAACGCCGTCGGGCCGCTCCTTGTCGACATAGCCGGTCTGTTCGACCTCTTCGAGCGCCGGAAAGCCGGAGCGGGCGAAGGTATCGGCGACGACGTCGCGATCCGTCGCGGCAAAGGTTGCCTCGGTCTGCCCCAACCGTTGGGCGATGGCGTTGATGACCTCATGGTTCGACCATGCCTCGCCCGGCCGCTCGACGACGGCCGGACCATATAGCACGCGGGTGTGGCCGCCGCGGGTATAGTAGTCGTTGTGCTCGAGGAACATGGTGGCCGGGAGGACGATGTCGGCGAGTTCCGCCGTTTCGGTCATGAACTGCTCGTGGACGACTAGGAACAGGTCCTCGCGGAGAAGGCCGCGCCGCACCAGGGTCTGGTCGGGGGCGACGGTCGCTGGATTGGTGTTCTGGACGATCATGGCATAAACGGGCTTGCCGCCCTGCAGCGCCTTGCTGTCGCCGGTCAGCACGGGGCCGATCTCGGACATGTCGAGTGCGCGCGGTTGGCCCTTCTGCAGGCCGGTGCCTTCGAGCTGGGACTTGTCGAGGCCCCAGGTGCCGGAATTGGAATGGAAGGCGCCGCCACCACGGTGCTGCCAGGCGCCGGTCATGGCCGGAATGCAGAGCGCGGCATGGACGGCGGTGGCGCCATTGCGCTGGCGCGAGAAGCCATAGCCGAGACGGAAGAAGGTGCGTTTCGTCTTGCCGACGAGATGCGCGAAAGCCTCGATCTCGGCGACGCTGAGGCCGGTGATGTCGGCGGCCCATTGGGGGTCACGGGTTTGCAGATGTGATTCAAACTCGGGCGAGAAGTCCGTGAACTTGCTCATATATTCCCGGTCGGCCAATCCGTCTCGCAGCAGCACATGCATGACGGCAACAGCCAGCGCGCCATCCGTGCCGGGGCGGAGGACCAGACCCATATCAGCCTGTTCCATGGTGGCGTTGCGGTAGATGTCGATGACGACGATCTTGGCGCCGCGGCGCTTTCCGCGCATGGCATGGGTCATGACATTAACCTGAGTGTGCACCGCGTTGGTGCCCCAGATGACGACGCAATCGGCTTCGGCCATCTGCTCGGGGTTCACACCGCCAAGGAGGCCCGTGCCGGCGATATAGCCGGGCCAGGAAAGGCCGGTGCAGATGGTGTCGTATTGGTGCGAATAGCCGCGCACGGCGCGCAGGCGCTCGATGCCGTCGCGCTGCACGTGACCCATCGTACCGGCATAAAAATAGGGCCACACGGATTCGGCGCCGTGAGTCTGTTCGACCGCAAGGAATTTGCTGGCTATCTCGTCCAGCGCTTCATCCCAGGAAATGCGCTGCCATTGCCCCTCCCCCTTGGGGCCGGCGCGGCGCATCGGATGCAGCAGGCGATCGGGATGGTGGATGCGCTCGGCGTAGCGGGCGACCTTTTCGCAGATCACACCAGCCGTATAGGGATCATCCTTTGCGCCCCGCACGCGACCGACGGTGCCGTCGGCGAGCAGGTCGACATCGAGTGCGCAGACCGACGGGCAATCGTGCGGGCAAACGGAGCGGATGGTGCGGATCGGGGCTTGGGCGTTCATGTAAAGACGGTATGCGAGCCGCCGGAGCGGGACAATCGCATTGTTGGAATGGGAGGGATTTGTGGGCGTGATGGCATCGAGCCAAGACCACCCCCTCCCTAGCTTCGCTAAGCCTTGCGGCTAAGCTGCGCTACCCTCCCCTCTGAGGGGGAGGGTGAAAGCGGTGGGTGTCCCAATTCGATGCCACCTTCCCCCTCAGAGGGAAGGCAAGCAGAGCTTGGCGAGGAACGAGCCTAGCGACGCTCGGAAGGGGGTGATCTAGGCCGCGAAAGCCTTTGTCGCCGTTTCGGCATTGCGCATGGCGCGGGTGGCGGCGTGCTTGGCGAGCTGGCCGGCGCCGCCGTGGAACTGGGAGAAGGTGATGCGGCCCGTCGTGCCGAAGATGGTGACGCCGCGCCAGTTCGGACGCACCGAACGGACGTCGGACCAGTCGAGCGTCGTTTCGCGACCCAGCGCCGTGCGATGCTTGACCTGCCGGTTGTTCCAGCTCGTATTGGTGAATAGCCCGGCAAGGCCGATGCCGATGGCGCCGGCCGCGAGCAGCAGGACCGCGATATAGGTTGCGACCAGCTGCGTCGTGTCGGCGGCGCTGCCCATGACGATCACGGCGAACAGGAGCACGGCAGCCAGGGCCGCGGCGCCATAGCAGGCGAAGTATTCGACCATGGAGGGGCGCAGTTCGGCCCAGCCGCCATCAACGACCATGGCTTCCTCGGGCTGGATGATCCGCAGCGCCAGGAAGGCGGCGTAGCCGAAGGCGACCACGCCGGCTGCGCGCGAGAGCGGCAAATGGGCGGTGGCAGGGATATATTTGAGAACGATCAGCAAGGTGATCGTGAACAGTGGCAAAGCCACTTCCTGCCAACGCAAAGGCACGCTTGTCTCTCCTGGGTGCGAGGCCGATGTCCCGATCGGCAGCCGTAGGAGAAAGGTACGTGACGCCAGTGATTTGACCACTCACATTCTCGCCAGAATTGAATGGCGCGAAACGGGCCCACGGAACCGTGGCGAATATGTCACGAAAAAGCCCGGGGCGAACCCCGGGCCTCTATTCAGCGTGTGGCGCCGATCGGGGCACCGACCGCGGCGGCAGTGGCATGTTCCTCTGCCGCAATCTCAGCCTCCGGCTCCTTGCGCAAGGAGCTGGCAAGTGGCCGCTCCTCGAGCAGGAATGAGAGGCCAAAAGCGAGCACGGCAGCGCCAGCGGCGGTGAAAAACACCGGATGAAGCGCGCTGGCGAAAGCTTCGAGCACCAGTCCACGGACCGGATCAGGCAATTTGGCGACGGCCTGGGCACTGAAGGCGCCGGTGCCGCTGCCGGCCGGCATGATGTCACCCAGGCGAGAAGCGAGGCCGCTCGAGAAGATGGCACCGAAGACCGACACGCCGATCGAGCCACCAATCTGGCGGAACAGGGTGTTGCCGGCCGTGGCTGCGCCGACCATCTGGCGATCGACGGCATTCTGGGTAGCCGTGACGCTGACCGAGTTGACCGGACCGATGCCGGCTCCAACCAGGAACATGTAGATGGCAACCATCCAGGACGGCGTATCGAGCTGCATGGTGGCGAGCAGAACGAGGCCGATGATCAGGATGAACGTCGCGCCGATCGGCAGCATGCGATAGCGGCCGGTGCGGGTCATGGCGAATCCCGAAAGCATGGAGGCGCCGATCAGACCGACCATCATGGGCACGAGCTGAAGGGCAGAGTCCGTAGGCGAGATGCCCTTGGCGAGCTGCAGATACATGGGCAGGAAGGTGATCGAGCCGAACATGGCCATGCCGACCAGGAACCCGACCGCGCTGGTTACCGCAAAGGTGTTGTTGCGGAAGAGGACCAGCGGCAGCACCGGCTCTTCGGCGCGGGCCTCGACCCAGATAAAGGCGGCCAGTGCGGCGACGGCACCGACAACGAGGCCGATGATCTCGACGGAGAACCAGGGGAAGGTGTTGCCGCCCAGCGAGCTGGCGAGGACGAAGGCGGTGAGGCCGGTCGAGAGCAGGACGAAGCCGGTATAGTCGATGCTGTGCTTGACGCGTTCGGCACGCGGCTTGAGGGCGGCGGCGATAACGACAAGCGCAAGGATGCCGAGCGGCAGGTTGATTAAAAAGATCCACTGCCAGGAAATGTGCTCGACGATGAAGCCGCCAAGCAGCGGGCCAACGACCGTCGCGACGCCGAAGACGGCGCCGAAAAGGCCCTGCACCTTGCCGCGCTGGCGCGGTGGGATGATGTCTGCGACCACAGTCATGGCAACGACCATGAGGCCACCACCGCCAAGGCCCTGCACCGTGCGGGCGGCGATGAGGAAGGTCATGTCGGTCGCCATGGCGGAAAGGACGGCGCCGATCAGGAAGATGACGATCGCCACCTGCAGCACGATCTTGCGGCCAAAGAGGTCGCCGAGCTTGCCGTAGATCGGGGCGACGACGGTGGAGCTAAGAAGGTAGGCGATCACCACCCAGGTCAGGTGATCGAGGCCGCCGAGCTGGCCAACGATGGTGGGAAGGGCAGTCGAAACAATGGTTTGGCCCAAAGAGGCCAACAAAAGGGTGACGGCGACGGCGCCGATCACCAGCTTGGTCGATGGGTCTTGCAGCTCGGAAGCTGGCTCAACAGCAGCGGACATTTATGCGATCCTTGAAAAACAGGCGGGTCGGCGTCCGGCGTCGGCCCTTGCGGAATTCACTTAGGCGGCATACATGTGCCTCCAGCAGATACATGTCAATAGCATGCATTTGTCAGAAGCATGCAAATGGGCGAGGTCTCCTATGCCTCTCAAGGACACAAGCGAAGTCGGCGCCCTGTTGCGCCAGGCCGGTATCGATGCTCAGACCGCCGAAGCGGTGATGGACATCGACGGGCTGATGCAGAAATGGCGCCGCCGCGCCTTGCGGCGCGAGTTGGGGCATCGGGCGCTGGTCGACCTAAAGATCGGCATCGACCTCGCGCAGTTCGATGTCCTGGTGGCGATCGAAGGGCCCGAGCCCGAGTTCGGCGAGGTCGGGGGCGAGACCATGGTCGCGACCGTCGCCGAGCGGCTCAACATCGACCCGTCGCGCGCCAGCCGCCTCGTCAGCGAAATGGTGGAACAGGGGTTCGCCCGCCGTGGCGTCAGCCAGGCCGATGCGCGGCGCACGATCATCGAGCTCAGCGACCGCGGCTGGGCGGTGGTTCGAGCCGTGCGGGCTTATAAATTCCTGATCATGGGCGATTTTCTGGGCGAGTGGGACACGGCGGAGCTCGCTGCTTTTGTCCCCATGCTCAAGCGCTTCGGCAGCTGGATGGATGGGATCGACCCGGCTACCGAAAAATACGCGGCCGAGATCGAGCAACTCGCCGCGGGTTTGGCTCAGGCGCCAAAGGCTGAAGTTGCGTAATCGCTGCGACAGTTTTCCGCCGAGGCTTTACTTCTCTAGCCGCCTTCCGGCGAGCAGCAGCGATGATCACGGCCGAGGCGACTTAGAGTGGATCAGCCCAAGTAGACCTCATCCTGAGCCTGTCGAAGGACGAGGTCGTGGCACAGCCGGTGCAAGCGACCTCGTGGTTCGACAAGCTCACCATGAGGTCTCTTGATACAGCCTAGTCCTCGGCGCGCTTTTTCTTGTGGTCCTTGACCTTGGGCTTCTTGGGCGCGGCGGTGCCGTCGGCGGGTTTGGACCATTTTGGCTTGCCCTTGTCCTTGGCGACCGGAGGACGCGGGGCTTTTGCCGGGCGCTCCGCAAAATCTTCAGACTTCGGCTTGCCGTAGCGCTCCTTGCGATCGGCCTTGGTGTCGCGCGGCGCCATCGGATCATAAGCTTTGGGCGGGCCCGGCGGACGGGTCTTTGCCGGACGTTCCGAGCGTTCACCCGGGCCATCTACGGCATTGATGTAGATGCCCTTCTCGTCCGTGCCGTTTTTGCCAACGCTGCGCAAGAACCCATCGACCTTGTCGGCCGCCACTTCGAAGATCGTCTCGGTATCGAAGATGCGGATCGAGCCGATCGCAGATTTGCTGACGCCACCGGCCTTGCAGATCATCGGCAAAAGCCAGCGTGGCTCGGCGCGCTGCTTGCGGCCGACCGAGACCTTGAACCAGGTGCCGCCGGCAAAGGTCTCGCGGGTGCGGGGTGCCCGCGGGTCGTCGACGACGAGCGATGCCGTGATCTCCTCCGGCACCGGACGCGCCGCCAGCTGCTGACGGAAATAGGCCGCCGCGATCGCCTCGGGTGACCATTTGGCGAGAAGACTGCTTACGCTTTCGCGCTCGTCCTCGGTGATTTCATCGCTCAGCTGCGGATTGTTGAGGATCGTTTCGCGATAGCGCGCATCAATCGATTCCGCCGTCGGCGGCGCAATGTTTTCTGCTTCGATCTTTGCCGTGCGCAGGATCGACTGGGCGACACGCTTGCGATGGGTCGGCGCGATGATGACGCAGGTGCCCTTGCGCCCCGCCCTTCCGGTGCGGCCGGAGCGGTGCAGCAAGGTTTCGGCGTTCATCGGCAGATCGGCGTGGATGACGAGGTCGAGATTGGGCAAGTCGATGCCGCGGGCGGCAACGTCGGTGGCAACGCAGATGCGGGCGCGGCCATCGCGCATGGACTGGAGCGCGCTGGTGCGTTCGGCCTGGGTCAGTTCGCCCGAAAGGGTCACGACATCAAAGCCGCGATTGTGGAGGCGCGCCGAGAGGTGCTTCACCGCCTCACGGGTCGAGGCAAAGACGATGGTATTGGTGCTGTCGTACCAGAGCAGCGTGTTAATGACGGCGTTCTCGCGCTCGGCGGCGGGCACGGCCATGAGCTTATATTCGATATCGGCGTGCTGCTCGCCCGAACTGGTGGCCGAGATCCGCAACGCGTCACGCTGGAAGGTCTTAGCCAACTCTGCAATGGGCTTGGGGACGGTGGCCGAGAAAAGGAGCGTGCGCCGATCTTCGGGGGCCGCAGCGAGGATGAATTCGAGGTCTTCACGGAAGCCGAGGTCGAGCATTTCGTCGGCCTCATCAAGCACGACGGCGCGAAGGGCCGACATGTCGAGCGCGCCGCGGGTGATATGGTCGCGAAGGCGACCCGGCGTGCCGACGACGATATGGGCGCCCCGTTCCAGCGCCCGGCGCTCGGTGCGCTGGTCCATGCCGCCGACGCCCTGGGCGGTCTGCGCGCCCATCTTGGCATAAAGCCAGGTCAGCTCGCGCTGCACCTGCATGGCCAGTTCGCGCGTCGGTGCGATGACCAGCGCCAGCGGTGCACCGGGAGCGGGCAGCGTTTCATCGTCGCCCAGAAGCGTCGGCGCGATCGCCATGCCAAAGGCGACGGTCTTGCCCGAACCGGTCTGGGCGGAAACGAGGAGGTCCCGGCCAAGGGTATTGTCCTCGATCACAGCGGACTGAACCGGGGTCAGGCTGTCATAGCCTTTTTCGGCAAGGGCGCTGGCGATGGGGGCAAGAATGGTTTCAGGCAGGGACAAGAGCGTTCTTTCGTGAGGGAGCGTGCCTTTATAGCACAAGCAAAGCAAAAAGGCCGCCCCGGTCGGGCGGCCTTAAAAAGCAGGTCGTTGGCGGGCTTTTAGCCTACGAGTTCTTCATCGGTAAAGAAGAACTTGATTTCCTGGGCAGCGGTTTCCGGCGCGTCCGAACCGTGGACCGAGTTTTCACCGACGGAGAGAGCGAATTCCTTCCGGATCGTGCCTTCAGCAGCGTTGGCCGGGTTGGTTGCGCCCATGATTTCGCGGTTCTTGAGAATGGCGCCTTCGCCTTCGAGAACCTGAACTACGACCGGGGAAGCGATCATCTGCTCGACGAGTTCACCAAAGAAGGGGCGTTCCTTGTGGACCGCGTAGAAGCCCTCGGCCTGGGCGCGGGTCATGTGGATCTTCTTGAGGGCGACGGGCTTGAGACCGGCTTCCTCGAACTTGGTCAGGATCTTGCCGATGAGGTTGCGACGGACGGCATCGGGCTTGATGATGGAGAAAGTGCGTTCGATCGCCATGGCGAAAATCCTGCTAAAGGGAGTGGAAAGGTGGCGCCTTTTAGCGGGCGGTTGTGACTGGCGCAAGACGGGGCTTTTTAGCATCTAGCAAACACCGCATGTCACCCCGGCGAAGGCCGGGGCCCATCTCGAGATCTCTGGATGGGCCCCGGGTCAAGCCCGGGGTGACATCGCGTTCTTAGAGGTGTCAGCTCGAAATTAGTCGTTGTCGACATCCGTCGTGCCGGTGCCGACGACATTGCCGTCAGCGCCGGTGAGGGTCACGTCGACGCGGGTGACGGTCGCCGGGGCTTCGATGGTCTGCTCGACATCGATCTCGAGGGCCTGCTGCGTGCAGATTTCGGCGGTCGAGGTGATGGGGAAGTTCACGGCGAGAGTGCCGTCGGTTTCCTCGCCAAGAACGGCAGGGCCGACTTCTTCGCAGGCGCCGCCGGTATACTCGAAATCGATGGTGATCTGGTTGGCATTGATGCGTTCGGCATCGAGATCATCGAGCGTGGCGGCCTGCTGCGCAAAGGATGGCATGGTCAGGCCGGCAGCGAAGATGGCGGCAAGGGCAACGAGCTTGGTGGACATGTGATTTCCTCTTTCACGTGTTGTCGTCTTGAAACGTTCCGCCCACGGAGAAAGTGCCGGGCAAACTGGGCGACAGAGTGACGCGCGGTTGCCAGATCGTCGCTAACGCCCTACTTCGGGCGCAACACACTCTGCTCGCCCCGTCTTTTCAGCCGCCGTGCCGGACCATTTGCCATGCTCACCATCAATAACCTCGTCTATCGCATCCAAGGCCGCGAGCTCTTCGAAGATGCCTCGGTGGTGCTGCCCACAGGCTCCAAGACCGGGTTCGTAGGCAAGAACGGCACGGGCAAGACGACGCTGTTCCACCTGATCCAGGGCCATATCGGCGCCGATGCCGGCACGATCGAGCTCGACAAGAAAGCCCGCATCGGCGCCGTTGCTCAGGAAGCTCCGGCCGGGGACGAAACGGTGCTCGAAGTCGTGCTGGCGGCTGACAAGGAACGCACGGCGTTGATGGCGGAGTCGCTGACGGCGGAAGACCCCGACCGCATCAGCGAGATCTATACGCGCCTTGCCGATATCGACGCCTATTCGGCCGATGCGCGCGCGTCCTCGATTCTTAAGGGTCTTGGCTTCGAGCAGGACCGGCAGAACGCGCCGACGCGCGAACTCTCGGGCGGCTGGCGCATGCGCGTGGCGCTGGCAGGCGTCCTGTTCAGCCAGCCGGACCTGTTGCTGCTCGACGAGCCGACCAACTACCTCGATCTCGAAGGGACGCTGTGGCTCGAAAAGTATCTCGCCACCTATCCCTATACCGTCTTCATGATCAGCCACGATCGCGACCTTCTCAACAAGGCGGTCAACTCGATCATCCATCTCGAGCATCGCAAGCTCACCTTCTACAAGGGCAATTACGACACGTTCGAAAACACACGCCGCCAGCAGATGGAGCTCAACAACAAGAGCCGCGAAAAGTCGCTGGACCAGATCGCGCATCTGCAAAAGTTCGTCGATCGCTTCAAGGCCAAGGCCACCAAGGCCAAGCAGGCGCAATCGCGCATGAAGATGATCGAAAAGCTCAAGCCCCCGGCCGCGATGTTCGACGAGCATTCGGCCCCGTTCCGCTTCCAGCAACCCAAGGCCGAGGCCCCTACCCCGATGATCACCATGGACAAGGTGGCGGCCGGCTATGGCGACAAGACCATCCTTCGCAACATCACCATGCGCATCGATCCCGATGACCGCATCGCGCTGATCGGCGTCAACGGCAACGGCAAGTCGACCTTTGCCAAGCTTTTGGCGGGCGACATCGAGGCGCAGGGCGGCACGCTGCGCAAGGGCAAGAAGCTCGAGATTGCCCATTTCGCCCAGCACCAGATGGACAAGCTCAAGCCCGAATGGACGCCGCTCGAGCATATGGTCGACCTGATGCCGCTGGACAACGAAGCGCGCCGGCGCTCGCGGCTGGCGCAGATGGGGCTGACCACTTCGCGCATGGACACCAAGGCCAAAAACCTTTCCGGTGGCGAGCGGGCGCGCTTGCTCATGGGCATAATCACCTTCGGCGGGCCGGGCATGATGATCCTCGACGAGCCGACCAATCACCTCGACATCGATAGCCGCGATGCGCTGGTGCACGCCCTTAACGATTACGAGGGCGCCGTGCTGATCATCTCGCACGACCGCCACCTGATCGAAGCCACCTGCGACACGCTCTGGATCGCCGAAGGCGGCACTATCCACGAACTCGACGAAGATCTCGACAGCTACCAGCGCAACATCACCTCCTCCAAGGACAATAGGAGCGCAGGTCCCGGTGGCACTGGCGGCACGCGCAAGCTCACTAAGCAGGAAGCGGCAGCGCGCCGGGCCGAGTTGGCGCCCCTCAAGAAGTCGATCACCGACGCCGAGACGAAGATGAGCCGGCTCAAGATCGAGCTCGAAAAGGTCGAGGCGCAGCTGGCCGATCCCAAGGTCTATAACGGGCCATCCGACCGGGTGGTCGCCCTGGGCAAGGACAAGGTCCGCTTCGGGGCCGAGCTTGAAGGCATCGAGGAAAAGTGGCTCGAACTCAGTGCTGAGCTCGAAGAGGCGGAGCAGGCCTGATGACGACGGCGCAGGAGATCATCGCGACGTTGGGCATGGAGCGGCATCCGGAAGGCGGCTGGTATGTGCAGACGTTTGAGGATGTGGCTGGCCCTGACGGACGGGCGCGATCGACGGCGATCTATTATTTGCTGGAGACCGGAGACCGCTCGCATTGGCACCGGGTCGATGCTGTGGAGGTCTGGCATTGGCATGCCGGCGCGCCGCTGGAGCTTGGGATTGCCGGTGACGGCGGCGTGGTGCGGCATGTGCTGGGGGCAGACTTAGCCCGCGGCGAGCGGCCGCAGGCAGTGGTGCCGGAGGCTGCCTGGCAGTCGGCACGAAGCCTGGGCGATTGGACCCTGGTGGGCTGCACGGTGGCGCCAGGGTTTCGGTTTTCAGGCTTCGAGATGGCTCCGGCTGGGTGGGAGCCGGGGGCATAGGCTGTTATGTGGGGCTCCGGGAGTGGAGGGGCGGTCTTCACCACTGCCTTGTGATCTCGTTGACACTCCCCGACCCTTGCCGTCTTCTGGACCTCTCTTGCCGGGAGCGACCCTATGCGCCGTTTAATCCTGTTGCTGCTTGCCCTGCTGCTGGTGTCGCCGGCTGCGGCATTCGACTGGAAGGATTATGACAAGGGGCAGCGGCTCGATATCCGGCGCTTCGCCGTCAATAATGGGCTCTTCACGCTCTACCACGAAGTGGGACATCTCCTGATCGACAAGCTCGAGCTTCCGGTTCTGGGGCGCGAGGAGGATGCGGCGGACAATATCGCCACCTGGATGCTGCTGCAGAAAGGTACGCCCGAGGCCAATCAGGCCCTCGAAGATGCCGTGCAAGGGTGGGCGCTGACGGCGGAATATTTTGACGATCGCTGGACCAATGAGGACTTTGCCTCCGGGTACAGCCCCGACCGGCAGCGGGCCATGCAGATCGTTTGCCTCCTGGTCGGTGCTGATGGCGCAGCGTTCCGCCCGGTCGCGGATGACTATGCGCTGAACAGCGACCGTCAGCACATGTGCCATTTCGAATATGAGCTGATCGACCGCAGCATGCGCCAGCTCCTCGCCAAGGCTGCGTCAGGAACTGAAGTGACCGTTGTTTATCACGACAGCGGGCGGCACCTGAAGCTGGCCGAGCAGATGCTGCGCAACAGCGGCATTATCGAAACGGTGGCCGAGGAAGTGCGGCGCGGCTATCGCCTGGGTGGCGAGGTTACGATGACCGTGGCGCAGTGCGGCGAGCCCAATGCGTTTTACGACACCGCGTCTGCCGAGATCATCTTCTGCTACGAGCTGATGCAGGATTTCGTTGATCTTTACGCCGATGAACTGCCGCGGCAGCCGACCGGCAAGAAGCCGAAAAGCCGTTAGCTGAAGCCCACATAACGGCCCGGGCGGTGGTTGAGCGCGATGATCATGTTGAGCACGAGCGCGCCCAGCACCGAGTATAGGACGCGATCGAGCGGCAGAATGAAGAATGCGGCAAGCAGGATCATGGCGTCGACGCCGAGCTGGAAATAGCCGGCGCGAATGCCAAAGTTTTCCTGCAGGTAGAGCGCCAGGATATTGATGCCGCCAACGCTCGCCTTGTGGCGGAACAGCGAGAGAATGCCCAGACCAATGAGGCCGCCGCCGACCAGGGCGGCAAAGAGCGGGTCTATCCGTTCAATGCCGATCCAGAGCGGGATCTGGCCGGAGAAGTAGGAAACGAGCGCCACGCAGGCGATGGTCTTGACAGCAAACTGCCAACCCATCCGCCAAAAAGCGAGGGCATAGAAGGGCAGGTTGATGGCAAAGAACAGCCAGCCGAAGGGAATGCCGGTCGCGTATTGAAGGAGAAGCGCCAGACCGGCGCTGCTGCCCGTGGTGAGCTGAACCTGACTGTAGAAAGCGATGCCCAGTGACACCAGCATGGTGCCGATCAGCATGGCAAAGATGTCTTCGTGAAGGTTGTGGCGGCTCGGCGTCGAAAGGTCGGGCGTCATGCTTTTTTGATCCAGCGGCCGGTTGGGTCCTGCTGCCAATAGGTCACGTCGTTGGCGGCGCGCAGATTGCGATATGCGAGGCGCGCGGCGGCCATGGCATCAGGATCGTGGGCGGAAAAGAGGACTACGATGCGCTGGTAGCCCTCGCCCGATTGCGGCAGGGCGCCATCAACGAAGAAGCGCACATTGGCGCCATTGGGGTTGTGGGTTTCGGTGGTCAGCAGCACCGGCTGGTCTGCATCGCTGTCCTCGCCGGCAAGGCCATGAGCCAGGAAGCTGTCGTCGCGATAGGACCAAAGATGCGCATCGAGCGCCTCGGCGCGTTCGCGCGAGCCGACTTCGACCACGGCGCGCCAGCCGCGCTCCAGCGTTTTCTCAAGCAAGAGCGGCACCACCGCTTCGAGCGG includes:
- a CDS encoding ABC-F family ATP-binding cassette domain-containing protein; protein product: MLTINNLVYRIQGRELFEDASVVLPTGSKTGFVGKNGTGKTTLFHLIQGHIGADAGTIELDKKARIGAVAQEAPAGDETVLEVVLAADKERTALMAESLTAEDPDRISEIYTRLADIDAYSADARASSILKGLGFEQDRQNAPTRELSGGWRMRVALAGVLFSQPDLLLLDEPTNYLDLEGTLWLEKYLATYPYTVFMISHDRDLLNKAVNSIIHLEHRKLTFYKGNYDTFENTRRQQMELNNKSREKSLDQIAHLQKFVDRFKAKATKAKQAQSRMKMIEKLKPPAAMFDEHSAPFRFQQPKAEAPTPMITMDKVAAGYGDKTILRNITMRIDPDDRIALIGVNGNGKSTFAKLLAGDIEAQGGTLRKGKKLEIAHFAQHQMDKLKPEWTPLEHMVDLMPLDNEARRRSRLAQMGLTTSRMDTKAKNLSGGERARLLMGIITFGGPGMMILDEPTNHLDIDSRDALVHALNDYEGAVLIISHDRHLIEATCDTLWIAEGGTIHELDEDLDSYQRNITSSKDNRSAGPGGTGGTRKLTKQEAAARRAELAPLKKSITDAETKMSRLKIELEKVEAQLADPKVYNGPSDRVVALGKDKVRFGAELEGIEEKWLELSAELEEAEQA
- a CDS encoding DUF4344 domain-containing metallopeptidase gives rise to the protein MRRLILLLLALLLVSPAAAFDWKDYDKGQRLDIRRFAVNNGLFTLYHEVGHLLIDKLELPVLGREEDAADNIATWMLLQKGTPEANQALEDAVQGWALTAEYFDDRWTNEDFASGYSPDRQRAMQIVCLLVGADGAAFRPVADDYALNSDRQHMCHFEYELIDRSMRQLLAKAASGTEVTVVYHDSGRHLKLAEQMLRNSGIIETVAEEVRRGYRLGGEVTMTVAQCGEPNAFYDTASAEIIFCYELMQDFVDLYADELPRQPTGKKPKSR
- the ndk gene encoding nucleoside-diphosphate kinase; amino-acid sequence: MAIERTFSIIKPDAVRRNLIGKILTKFEEAGLKPVALKKIHMTRAQAEGFYAVHKERPFFGELVEQMIASPVVVQVLEGEGAILKNREIMGATNPANAAEGTIRKEFALSVGENSVHGSDAPETAAQEIKFFFTDEELVG
- a CDS encoding cupin domain-containing protein, coding for MTTAQEIIATLGMERHPEGGWYVQTFEDVAGPDGRARSTAIYYLLETGDRSHWHRVDAVEVWHWHAGAPLELGIAGDGGVVRHVLGADLARGERPQAVVPEAAWQSARSLGDWTLVGCTVAPGFRFSGFEMAPAGWEPGA
- a CDS encoding DEAD/DEAH box helicase, with protein sequence MSLPETILAPIASALAEKGYDSLTPVQSAVIEDNTLGRDLLVSAQTGSGKTVAFGMAIAPTLLGDDETLPAPGAPLALVIAPTRELAMQVQRELTWLYAKMGAQTAQGVGGMDQRTERRALERGAHIVVGTPGRLRDHITRGALDMSALRAVVLDEADEMLDLGFREDLEFILAAAPEDRRTLLFSATVPKPIAELAKTFQRDALRISATSSGEQHADIEYKLMAVPAAERENAVINTLLWYDSTNTIVFASTREAVKHLSARLHNRGFDVVTLSGELTQAERTSALQSMRDGRARICVATDVAARGIDLPNLDLVIHADLPMNAETLLHRSGRTGRAGRKGTCVIIAPTHRKRVAQSILRTAKIEAENIAPPTAESIDARYRETILNNPQLSDEITEDERESVSSLLAKWSPEAIAAAYFRQQLAARPVPEEITASLVVDDPRAPRTRETFAGGTWFKVSVGRKQRAEPRWLLPMICKAGGVSKSAIGSIRIFDTETIFEVAADKVDGFLRSVGKNGTDEKGIYINAVDGPGERSERPAKTRPPGPPKAYDPMAPRDTKADRKERYGKPKSEDFAERPAKAPRPPVAKDKGKPKWSKPADGTAAPKKPKVKDHKKKRAED